The following are encoded in a window of Natranaeroarchaeum aerophilus genomic DNA:
- a CDS encoding Lrp/AsnC family transcriptional regulator — protein sequence MVHAFVMVKTAAGKSESLLAEVRDEPHVVEAHIVAGEYDIIAEVEVDEVYQVLDASSSGIQALSGVNDTKTYISLD from the coding sequence ATGGTTCACGCGTTCGTCATGGTGAAGACGGCAGCCGGGAAGTCGGAGAGTTTGCTCGCCGAGGTCCGCGACGAACCACATGTCGTGGAGGCCCACATCGTGGCGGGCGAGTACGATATCATCGCGGAAGTCGAAGTCGACGAAGTGTATCAGGTACTGGACGCTTCGTCGAGCGGTATCCAGGCGCTTTCGGGCGTTAACGACACGAAAACGTACATCTCGCTTGACTAG
- a CDS encoding DUF5518 domain-containing protein gives MTNWRAVVIGFLVLTVLSIFGVAVPGLGQLTAGLIGGLVAGYLAGGGLTGGAWHGLLAGSLGGIVAGVLLWIGLTIVGTAGGPVGSAIGATGGFVLAVAIVFFSMIVAIECALAGAIGGVLSEN, from the coding sequence ATGACAAACTGGCGTGCGGTCGTGATCGGCTTTCTCGTCCTGACGGTGCTGAGTATCTTCGGCGTCGCCGTCCCGGGACTTGGCCAGCTTACGGCAGGACTGATCGGCGGGCTCGTCGCGGGCTATCTCGCAGGTGGCGGACTGACTGGCGGCGCGTGGCACGGCCTCCTCGCAGGTAGTCTCGGCGGAATCGTTGCGGGAGTGCTGTTGTGGATCGGCCTGACGATCGTCGGGACTGCCGGTGGGCCGGTCGGTAGTGCGATCGGTGCAACCGGCGGGTTCGTCCTCGCTGTCGCGATCGTGTTCTTCTCGATGATCGTCGCGATCGAGTGCGCCCTCGCCGGTGCGATCGGTGGCGTCCTCTCGGAGAACTAG
- a CDS encoding NOG1 family protein, translated as MIFEDLPTTPRSEELIDKAFSRASRSGRAKQGREAQESMVQTASNILSDNLENVVTAWPDFDEIDPFYRELAEAIVETHEYDTEADGVDALRQSLSEVTWASRQTKQIGDEAMGKMRKASDDLARKHRKQAFARMADVVEQVAPNLLLIGAARDALKTLPEINPDEPAIVVAGYPNVGKSSFVNTVTRARHETAEYPFTTRGIGVGHFHGSDVPSELREDERSAADDHVRYQIVDTPGLLDRPPEERNDIESQAVSALEHLADCVLVVVDASMDCGYPIDVQLELRDALQAQFEDVPVLTICNKIDRSRDVEADHYMSVTEDENVEGVLAAAVDAIDYEPELPFEQ; from the coding sequence ATGATTTTCGAGGATCTTCCGACGACGCCACGGTCGGAGGAGCTCATCGACAAGGCGTTCTCTCGCGCGTCGCGGTCCGGCCGAGCGAAGCAGGGCCGAGAGGCCCAGGAGTCAATGGTACAGACCGCATCGAACATCCTCTCGGACAACCTGGAGAACGTCGTGACGGCGTGGCCCGATTTCGACGAGATCGATCCCTTCTACCGCGAACTCGCCGAAGCGATCGTCGAGACCCACGAGTACGACACGGAGGCCGACGGCGTCGACGCGCTCAGACAGAGCCTCTCGGAGGTGACCTGGGCGAGCCGACAGACCAAACAGATCGGCGACGAGGCGATGGGGAAGATGCGAAAGGCCAGCGACGATCTGGCCCGGAAACACCGCAAGCAGGCGTTCGCACGGATGGCCGACGTCGTCGAGCAGGTCGCGCCAAACCTGCTCCTGATCGGTGCCGCGCGGGACGCCCTCAAGACGCTGCCCGAGATCAACCCGGACGAACCGGCGATCGTCGTCGCGGGCTATCCGAACGTCGGAAAGTCCTCCTTTGTCAACACGGTCACCAGAGCGCGCCACGAGACTGCGGAATATCCCTTCACGACCAGAGGGATCGGCGTCGGTCACTTCCACGGGTCCGACGTGCCGAGCGAGCTTCGCGAGGACGAGCGTTCGGCCGCGGACGACCACGTGCGGTATCAGATCGTCGATACGCCGGGGCTGCTCGACCGCCCACCTGAGGAGCGAAACGACATCGAGTCACAGGCGGTCAGCGCACTCGAACATCTCGCCGACTGTGTGCTCGTCGTCGTCGACGCCAGCATGGACTGTGGCTACCCGATCGACGTCCAGCTCGAACTTCGCGACGCCTTGCAAGCGCAGTTCGAGGACGTCCCCGTGCTGACGATCTGCAACAAGATCGATCGGTCCCGCGATGTCGAGGCCGATCACTACATGAGCGTGACGGAAGACGAGAACGTTGAGGGTGTGCTGGCGGCGGCGGTCGACGCGATCGACTACGAGCCCGAGCTCCCCTTCGAGCAGTAG
- the engB gene encoding GTP-binding protein EngB: MFDDRPNRADEVVLAGRSNVGKSTLMRELTGHSFETGGKPGVTRSPNSYDWASDDFMITDLPGFGFMSGVPEEVREEIKTEVVQYIERHADDILVAILVVDGKSVIDIIDRHSGEGEIPHDVEMFHFLQELDIPTVVAVNKMDKVDDRDERLNDLCDRLGIYPPWKQWQETIAPITAKKGSIEPLNDAVRHHLEAQKRDDLKKFF, from the coding sequence ATGTTCGATGACCGACCGAACCGCGCCGACGAGGTCGTCCTCGCCGGGCGGTCGAACGTGGGCAAGTCGACGCTGATGCGCGAGTTGACGGGCCACAGTTTCGAGACGGGCGGCAAGCCCGGCGTGACGCGCTCGCCGAACAGCTACGACTGGGCGAGCGACGACTTCATGATAACTGATCTGCCCGGCTTTGGCTTCATGTCCGGCGTTCCCGAGGAGGTGCGCGAGGAGATCAAGACCGAGGTCGTCCAGTATATCGAGCGCCACGCCGACGACATTCTGGTGGCGATCCTCGTCGTCGACGGGAAAAGCGTCATCGACATCATCGATCGCCACTCCGGCGAGGGCGAGATTCCCCACGACGTCGAGATGTTTCACTTCCTTCAGGAGCTCGATATTCCGACCGTCGTCGCGGTGAACAAGATGGACAAAGTCGACGACCGGGACGAGCGACTGAACGATCTCTGTGACCGGCTGGGGATCTACCCGCCGTGGAAGCAGTGGCAGGAGACGATCGCGCCGATCACCGCAAAGAAGGGGTCGATCGAGCCATTGAACGACGCGGTTCGCCACCACCTCGAAGCCCAGAAGCGTGACGACCTGAAGAAGTTCTTCTGA
- the ribB gene encoding 3,4-dihydroxy-2-butanone-4-phosphate synthase, producing the protein MVDTTSNAEVADAPPVDPVEEAIAAFREGQPVCVHDFDDREGETDIIYPAGAVDVDAVEQLRNDAGGLVCVGLSGTVADAASLPFLSDAIDHPASETDHLAYGDRSSFSLTVNHRDTFTGITDEDRSLTITEVAEFAAAVENGSPLDAEDFASEFRAPGHVHLLRAADGLLDERQGHTELGIALAQAADQPPAAVVCEMLDDDTGRALSTAAAREYAATQGIPFVDGEGLVERLG; encoded by the coding sequence ATGGTCGATACCACCAGCAACGCGGAGGTCGCCGATGCGCCGCCTGTCGATCCGGTCGAGGAAGCGATTGCGGCGTTCCGCGAGGGCCAGCCCGTCTGCGTCCACGACTTCGACGATCGCGAGGGCGAGACCGACATTATCTATCCCGCAGGCGCGGTCGATGTGGATGCGGTCGAGCAACTGCGCAACGACGCGGGTGGGCTGGTCTGCGTCGGTCTCTCCGGGACTGTCGCCGATGCCGCGTCGCTGCCGTTCCTCTCGGATGCGATCGACCACCCAGCCAGTGAGACCGACCACCTCGCCTACGGCGACCGCTCGTCGTTTTCGCTGACGGTGAACCACCGTGATACGTTCACCGGCATCACCGACGAGGACCGTTCGCTGACGATCACCGAAGTCGCCGAGTTCGCGGCGGCAGTCGAGAACGGATCTCCGCTCGACGCCGAGGACTTCGCAAGCGAGTTCCGCGCCCCTGGCCACGTTCACCTGCTTCGGGCCGCCGACGGACTTCTCGACGAGCGACAGGGCCACACCGAACTCGGGATCGCGCTAGCTCAGGCCGCCGACCAGCCGCCCGCTGCAGTCGTCTGTGAAATGCTCGACGACGACACTGGCCGGGCGCTTTCGACCGCGGCGGCCCGCGAGTACGCCGCTACTCAGGGAATCCCCTTCGTCGACGGTGAGGGACTCGTCGAGCGGTTGGGGTGA
- a CDS encoding CTP-dependent riboflavin kinase, translated as MSNAPTLTVGHDELAVLKLLALDGAIAGEMKASCSDLAEQLDVSTQTASRRLQRLEDAGYLTRETVTDGQWLSITDDGEQALRAEYEDYRRVFEGATTVELVGTITGGMGEGKHYISLPGYMAQFRERLAYEPFEGTLNVELTDASIRRRSAMEALEPVHIDGWEDEDRTYGPAVCYPATIEAADGERYEGAHVIAPERTHHDEDQLELIAPDRLRDELDLDDEHTVTVFVEDR; from the coding sequence ATGTCAAATGCACCGACGCTGACCGTCGGACACGACGAACTCGCCGTCCTGAAACTGCTTGCGCTCGACGGCGCGATTGCGGGGGAGATGAAGGCCTCCTGTTCGGACCTCGCAGAGCAACTCGACGTCTCGACACAGACGGCGTCGCGTCGGCTCCAGCGACTCGAAGACGCCGGGTATCTCACCCGTGAGACGGTGACCGACGGGCAGTGGCTCTCGATCACCGACGACGGAGAGCAGGCGCTGCGGGCCGAGTACGAGGACTATCGACGTGTTTTCGAGGGGGCGACGACGGTCGAACTCGTCGGCACCATCACCGGTGGGATGGGCGAGGGGAAACACTACATCTCCCTGCCGGGCTACATGGCGCAGTTCCGCGAGCGACTGGCCTACGAACCGTTCGAGGGGACGCTCAACGTCGAACTCACCGACGCCAGCATCCGGCGGCGATCCGCAATGGAAGCGCTCGAACCGGTCCATATCGACGGCTGGGAGGACGAGGATCGGACCTACGGCCCGGCAGTCTGTTACCCGGCAACCATCGAGGCCGCGGACGGGGAGCGCTACGAGGGTGCCCACGTCATCGCGCCCGAGCGCACCCACCACGACGAAGATCAGCTGGAACTCATCGCGCCCGACAGACTTCGCGACGAACTCGACCTCGACGACGAGCATACGGTCACTGTCTTCGTGGAGGATCGATAA